The following coding sequences are from one Carcharodon carcharias isolate sCarCar2 chromosome 11, sCarCar2.pri, whole genome shotgun sequence window:
- the LOC121283921 gene encoding repetitive proline-rich cell wall protein-like: MTTVTVVTTMIITVPVIAGPVITGPIIRTPEITGPVITDPVINDPVITDPVITQPVINSTVIIIPAKINTMIIVPTIIDFVITASVIANALINDPVITDPVITQPVMNSTMITDPVLTTPLITNPVIAVPVITGSMITVLVIIVPAITDLMITVPKITNPVITVPTITSPVITDPVITDLINRAPVINCPMITATVITVPVNRPYDQCSCDQ; the protein is encoded by the coding sequence ATGACAACCGTCACCGTGGTCACTACAATGATAATCACTGTTCCTGTGATCGCTGGTCCTGTGATCACTGGCCCTATTATCAGGACACCTGAGATCACTggccctgtaatcactgacccaGTGATCAATGATCCTGTGATCACTGACCCTGTGATCACGCAACCTGTGATCAATAGTACTGTGATCATTATCCCTGCGAAAATTAACACTATGATCATTGTTCCCACAATCATAGACTTTGTGATCACTGCCTCTGTGATCGCTAATGCACTGATCAATGACCCTGTGATCACCGACCCTGTGATCACTCAACCTGTGATGAATAGTACCATGATCACTGACCCTGTGCTCACCACTCCCTTGATCACTAATCCTGTGATTGCTGTTCCCGTGATCACTGGCTCTATGATCACTGTTCTTGTGATCATTGTTCCTGCGATCACTGACCTCATGATCACTGTTCCAAAGATCACCAATCCTGTGATCACTGTTCCCACGATCACTTCCCCTGTGATCACTGACCCTGTGATCACTGACCTTATTAACAGGGCACCTGTGATCAATTGTCCCATGATCACTGCCactgtgatcactgtccctgtgaACAGACCCTATGATCAATGTTCCTGTGATCAGTGA